The window AAGCCCTTTGTCGCTGTTGCGATCGAGCTGGCTGATCAAAGATGCGTCATGACGAGAAGACGATCAATTACTCGCGGCAAATATCAACATGATGATTGCTGATTGGGGGTAAGCGCGCTCCTCCTTCAGCGATTCATTAGCGTCGCAGGTCGGCATGTGGTCGTTTCTACTTGGCGCGTGGTCGCGTCGTTTACCGACGAGTACCGCCGGAGACCTATACCGGGCTTCGGCTACTACTTGGTGGAGGCCGTGGCAAAGTCCGGCTTTTTCAACAGCCACGTCCGGTTGTGACACCAACTCCTTGCCCCAGCTTCTCCAAAGGTTTGCAGGGGTCAGGAACTCCGAGTCAGATTGCGGCATAGAAATTAGCTATGTGATGGCGGCGACGGACAAATGAAGCTGTGCCGGAACGTGCGGAAGCCGAGCGTCGGATGCGGCGAACGCTGGCGCCTAGGCGATGTGGTCGACAACCCGCGAGTATGTCGGTCAGCGCGGCGCGACCTGCTGGAAAGCCTTGATGACCTCATCCTGCATGACCGGCTTGGCAAGGATTGCGGCGCAGGCATGGGGACCGGTGCCGCCGGCCTTCAGATCCACGTCGGAGATGATGACATCTGGAACGAGACAGCGTGCCGCATTCAAAGCTTCGGCTTCGCTCGCTGCCGCCAGCACCGAAGTCGCGCCTTCAGCTTCGGCTATGTCGGCAACGTATTCGGCGGTAAGCGGTTCGTCATCGATCACCAGAACATGGCACATGGTGTTCGCATTCCTTGCGCTATCAAGAGGCGAGAGATCGAAAAGGTCCGGCACAAGGCAGATTCCCGGTAACCGGCATTAGACATGACCTTGATAGCAGAGGTTTGGTGTCTTCACGGCAAACCGGTCGGGGCACTGCTTCTTAACAGAAGCTGGTCCACTCATAGCCGTTACAAACCATCAGGTTCCGGAACGATCATGACTCTCGACCGAGACACCATATTGGCCGTGTCATCCTTGATCTCGCTCGTACTGGGAGCTATCCTGCTTTCGGCGCAGGTCAGGTTACGTCCGGGTGCCTGGGCGGTGTGCTGGGGTGCGGGAACGGTGATGGTCGGTCTTGCGGGTGCAGACCAGGCCCTGAAAGGTATCCTGCCGACCCCGTGGCTGGTCAGCAGCGGCAATGTGGTTGCAATCAGCGGCTACGTCTTGATCGTCCAGGGCGTCCGTCTGCTCGCGGGGCGTGCGCCGCGGTGGAAGACTTTGGCGATCGTGCTGGCGTTGATCGTACTGCCGCTGGCGCTGTCGCACGATCCTGCGGCCAAGCCATATCGGATGGCATATAACAATACGCTGCTGATCGTCTTCGACCTACGGGTGGCATGTGAAGCGATCCGGCTTGCTCGGCGCGAGCAGCTGGGCACTGCTTGGATCATGGTTGTGCTGTTCGGCGTAACGGTGCCTTTTTCGGCGATGCGCCTTCATGTGGCGGTATCGACGATCATGGGCAGCGATACGCTGGACCATGCGCGCGTCGGTACCTGGCTTGCCGCGCTGCTCGCCGCGTTCTGGTCACTCCGCGGTGCCATACCGGCCTTGCTGATCGCGGAGCGCAGTACCCGGAACCTCGCCCGCCTTGCCCGGCACGATGCGCTTACCGGAGCGCTGAACCGCGCCGGTCTGGAGCACCTTGCTCCTGCCTTACGCGATCCGTGCGCCGTACTCCTGCTGGATATGGATCATTTCAAGACAGTCAACGATAGATACGGGCATGCGCAGGGCGACGGGGTGTTGAGACTGTTGGCCACGACCGTTTTGGAACGTCTTCCCAAAAACGGCATCTTCGCCAGGTTGGGTGGTGACGAGTTCCTGATCGTTCTGCCCGGCGCGACCGAACAGCGAGCCCGCGATGTCGCCGAAATAATCCGTTCCGGTTTCTCCGCAGCCATGTCCGTCCTGCCCTTCACGGCCCCCTTGCCGACGATCAGCATCGGGGTAACAACCGGCGACCTCCGCTCGACCTCGCTGGAAACGCTGATTTCGGTCGCGGACACGATGCTCTATCGATCGAAGGAGGCAGGCCGCGATCGTATCAGCAGCCAAAGTCGCTTGCCCGATGATCGTCACATCGCTCGACCGGTCGCGGCTGCCTGAACCTCGCTTCGGAATGCTCGACGAGGATGAACGGAAAGGTCGATCTTGTGGCACATACTTCTGGTCGGGCGGCTGCCGACATTCTACCGAACCCGGCATCGTTCATCATGGCCGGTATCCTCGGCTAACCCCACGTCAGAACTTTAGGTGTTCGCATCGCCGGCAAAGCCTTGCTCGACACCAGCGCCAAGGTGTTCGAGAAGGTGAAGGAGTGGCACCCTGAATAATTACTCGGGAGGCTACAAAAACATCATTCAAGGAGCAGAAGCGACATGAACATTGGCGAGTTGGTCAAGGGCGTGGCTACCGCGACGGGCACTAGCGAGGCGGATGCGAAGAAAGCGGTCACCGCGGTATTCGACCAGATCGCGGCTGCCGCGGCGAAGGGCGAAGAAGTTGCCGTCCCAGGATTCGGCAAGTTTAGCGTCAAGGACCGTCCAGAGCGTCAGGGTCGCAACCCGGCGACCGGAGAAGCGATGACGATCGCGGCCTCGAAGAAGGTTTCGTTCACGGCAGCCAAGGGGCTCAAGGACAAGCTCTGACATGTGGGCACCGACAGGCTGACTGCCGGTGCCGCATCCCCAAGTAACGAAGCGCACTGCCGTCCTCTCGCGCAGACGCAGTACATTCCGGCAAAAAGGTCTACCTTTCTTCCGCGCGATCGAACGCTGATGCGGCATGGTAGATGATTGGCGATGGATACGCTTGAACCCGCCGCTCGGTCAGAGCGAATGCGCCGAGTCCGCGGCAAGGATACGCGGCCGGAAATGGTCGTGCGGCGGTTAGCCCATCGGCTCGGCTACCGTTTCCGCCTCCATCGCCGCGATATACCCGGCAGCCCGGACCTGGTGTTCCCGGCGCGCCGAGCGGTTATATTCGTGCATGGATGCTTCTGGCATCAGCATGACTGTCCGCGTGGATCACGTCGCCCTTCAAGCAACGCGGCATACTGGCATCCCAAGCTCGCCCGGAACGTCGAGCGGGATGGAAAGGTGCGGCAGCAGATTGAAAACGAGGGTTGGCGTGTCCTGGTGCTGTGGGAATGCGAGATGCGGGATGTCGATCAGCTATCGCTCCGCCTGAGTAGCTTTCTCGACGTTTAAACGCGCCGGATCGGCACCATGTCCGACACCTTCTGGACCACGCCGGCGCGGCGGATCGTGGTGCGCCGCATGAGGTCGGAGTCGTTTTGCAGCAGTTCGAAATCGACGTGGTTCAATTCGGCGTCGTGGCCTTTGAAGCAGCGGTGGAACGCTGACAGCAGCTCCACACCCTCGATCGGTTGCGCTAAAACAATTGGGGCGGCGCTGGACGGCACGAGGCTCGGGAACAGGTAGATGCAGGCAGGCGGAACGCGAAAGGGGCCAATGTCGGTGAGCCGCGCTCCGTCGCCGCCGGCAACCTTGGGGCACGGGCGGCCGATCGTGCCGCACACCATGTCCCAGACGATCAGGCCGTCAACGCGCTGGTTGCGGGAGATGATATCGGCGCTCAGGCGCGTGTGGATCCCCGACCAGGCATTGCGGCGAGGATCGGCGCCGAGGTTGGTGCAGATGCTCCAGATCACGAACTCGTCGGCATCGGCCGGCCGCTCGAATATATTGGTGTTGTTGCCGTCTAGGCAGCCCTTGAGGTCGATGACGGCGATGCGTCCGGATGGAAGACGCACCAGGTAGTCGTTGCGGCTGGAATCATCGGTGAGGTCCCACCCGGCGATGAGGCCTTCGTCCTCCATGTGGTTGAGGACGTGTTGGACGAACTCGCGCTTGGCGCGCATCGTCGCCGAGAACTGCCCTCTTACCCGCTCGACGGCGCCGCGGAACAGGCCCGAGTTGTAGAAGTCGCGTTCGTCCAGGCCATGATCGCCGAGCCGATGCGCCTCGGTTTTCAGAACCTCGGCGAACCGCTCGATTTGCGCTCGCAGATCGCTGTTCTGCTCGCACGGTATGACGCTCATGCAGCAGCCCGTTCGGCAGCCTCCGCCAAGCCCAACAGAGGCTCTAGGATATGATGGGCGAGGTGCCGAACGACCGGCACCGCCACCCCGTCACCGGTCAGGTGGTATGCCTCATTGTAGTTGCGCGGCAGCTTGTAATCGTCGTCCAGACCCATCAGGCGCGCCGTCTCGCGCGCCGAGATCAGCCGCGACCGCACCTTTGCGCCATCGATGACGACGATCACCTGGCGGCTGGAGCCACCGGCGGGCGTGCGCAGGCAGCCGGACACGTCATCGAAGCGAACTTCGGCGCGTTGCATCTTTTTGCCTCCCTCAACTCGCGTGCGCTTATAGACGCCCCCGACCATGCGGCGGCCTGCCCGCTTGGCGGCGTTGACCTTGGCGAGGTTGATGGGCGACATCATGCCGAGGAGCTGCTGCGTTTCCGCAGGCGTGTGCCAAGACACGCTCGACGGGTTCTCCTCAATCATGCTGGCGAACGTCGTGTTGCGTCGGTTGGGCGTCGGCATGTTCCACCACAACATGCCTTGCCGCAGCTGGGCCGGCAGCCGCTCGACCGCGCTTTGCAGGCCCCGCGTATGGAACGGCTCGATGGGCCCAGGCGCGAGCAGCGCCGGGTCGACGGTCACGTCGGCATGGATGCCGATCACGAACAGCCGGGGACGGGAGTGCGGAAGGAAAAGGTCCGCATTGATGACCAGGGCGCCGCAGCGATAGCCCGCATCCGCGAAGGTCTGGCAGATCGCTTCGAAATCCTTGCCCTCGTGCGAGGTCAGCGTGCCGCAGACGTTCTCGAGCGCGATCAGCTTGGGCGCTCGCCCGTCCGCAATGAGGCCACGGATCACGTCCCAGAACGGGTAGAAGGTGCCGGAGCGTTCTCCGCGCAGTCCCGCCCCGCCCCCCGCCAGCGACAGGTCTTGGCAGGGGAATGAACCCCATACGAGATCGGCCACGCCGGGCAGCTTGGCCGCGGTGATTTGCTTCACGTCGCCGACCGTCAGCTCGCCGCCCGTACCCCAATTGGCTTGGTAGGTGAGCCCCTTCTTGTGGTCGAAATCGTTAGCGAACAGGCAGGTCCAACCCGCCCCCAGGCCGGCGCGCGCCATGCCGCCGCCGGCGAAGAACTCGTAGAACTCAGCCATTGGCGACCCGCCCTTCCCCGTGGCGATCGTTGGCGCTCGCCTCGCGCGCCAGCTTCTCAGCGACGGCTTCGGTGATCCAGGTGTTGCGCGAGACATTGCCGTGGCGATCGGCGCGCGCCGCGTCGATCAGGGCGAACGTCTCCGCTGACAGGCGGAGATTGATGCGATCGAGGTCGCGCACCGTGGCAGGCTTAGAAAGCATGGTCATGGCGCCATCGTGGCGCCACATTCTGCCTTTGTCTAGTATGTTCTACATGTGTTCCTGATTTGCAAGGCCGATCGGGCTCGCACCCATTCCCCTGCCCGGCTATGCGTTACTGAAACGTGGAGCGTGCATGGACGGTCGGAATCCAGACGAGATCAACTTCCCTCCGTTTGAAACGGAGGATTTGCGCAAGAATCTCGCACGTTATCTGGATAGCGCCTTCACTGCCCAAGGAGCTGCTGGCGCGTCGAAAGTCGGCAACTTCAAGTGGGGCGTATACGCCTTCTTCGATTACGACGGGGAGCCGATCTACGTCGGGCAAACTAACGAGCAGCTTCGCACCCGCATCCGGCGTCATCTGACCAATCAACGAACCGATGCCGTCGCTATGTCCGTGCTTGACCCTTTTGAGGTGTACGAGATCGAGGTTTGGCCGCTTCCGGCCCTACAAGGGGTGTCGAAGCCGAGAAGTAAGACGGATGCCCGTTGGGCGGCATGGGAGTCGGCTGTCGATCAACTCAACGCACTGGAGCGAATGGTCTACGATCAGGCGATCGAAAAGAGCCGGTTCAAAGCTATCTTGAACGAGAAAGACCCGCCGCTGGCGAAGGTGGAAATAGAGGCGCCGCCGTCGTTCAGGGGACGCATCGTTTCTGACGAGGTGTTCGCGATCCGCTCGCATCCTGATTTCAGGATTGCTCGACGTGCCCTCATCATCGCCCGGCTTGCCCAAGTCATTGCCGAGCGAAAGGTTCAAGGCGGATTGCGGCGGGTCATGTTGATCCAGGCGAAGCGCCTGCAATGGCTCGCCGATCGACGGTATCATGCCTTGGGCGGCGCGGCATCGGTGGAACAGGAAGATGGCACCGGCAGCGATGAGTAACTGACTAGGCCGGTTCCGGCCGTTCGCTCGCCGGAAATTGTCGGTAGAAGGTTGAAAGGCCGACGCCTAGCAGCTTTGCGACCCGCGCCGGTTTCTCGCCCACGGCGAGCAGCTTGCGGGCCGTGTCGATCCGGTCGGGCGTCATCACCAGCTTGCGCCCTCCCCCCGTACTGCCCTTTTCACGCGCAGCCGCCAGCCCGGCGATCGTGCGCTCCTTCACCAGCTCGCGTTCCATCTCCGCGACCGAGGCGAGGATATGAAACAGCAGCCGGCCCGATGCCGTGGACGTGTCGAACCCGTCCGTCAGCGATCGAAAGTCGATCCCCCGCTCCGACAGGTCTGCGGCCAGCGCGATCAGGCCCTGGATCGAGCGGCCGAGCCGATCGAGCTTCCAGATTATCAGCGTGTCGCCGGCGCGCGCAAACCCCAGCGCCTCGACCAGCCCCGGTCGGTCGATCTTCGCGCCGCTCGCCTTGTCGGTGAACACCTTCTCGCACCCGGCCTTCGCCAGTGCATCGAGTTGCAGCGTTAAATCCTGATCGGCCGTCGAGACACGCGCATAGCCGATCAGCATCTTTCCCGTTTCCCCGTCGAAATCGGCAGTTTCGGAAATTGTAAATCGGGAACAGGTTTCGGGAAAGCGAAACCCGCAGGCGTCTGTCAGCGCGATCGGCACCGCAGGATTCCCGTCACAGGTTCGTTTGCGGGAAAGCTGATCGGCCAAAGTCAAACTGTGTGGATGGCCCTGCGCCGTCGCAACCAATGCAGCGTGCCGGTCGCGAACAACAGTGCCGGAACGAAGCCCAACACCACGGCCAGGATGCGCGTCGCCAAGCCTCCAACCGTCCCGTCATGCAACGTGCGAACCCAACTCGCCACGGCCGTTCCGATGCCGGCGTGGCGGACATCATGCACCGCCAGCACCTGACTCGAAAACCGGTCGATGAAGACGTAGCTGCTCGGGAAGCGCCGGTGTGGATCGCCGGGCACCTGGAGGCGCACCCGGATTGGTGCATCGCGCGCGCCGGGCACATCGATGAAGACGATCCGACCACCCGGCACCGCTCGATGCGCCGCGTCGAACGCTTGCACGATACTCGTGCTGCCACTCAGGCCGCCAATGGATTTCGGAGCCGGAATGGCAGCAGGCCGCAACACGGCCTGCATGACAGCAGGCAGCGCGAGCAGCGCGCCAGTCGCGACAAGCACGAACAGCAGCACCATGCTCCACAGGCCGGACAGCTTGTGCAGGTCACGCAGCCGGCGGGTCGGCACGGCGTCGCGCTTAAAGGCGATTGCCTTACGCCAGCTTCCGCGCGGCCACCATGCAACAACGCCGCTGACCAGCAGCAGCAGCATCGCCTGACCAGCCCGCCACCTGACCGCCGAGGTCGCCAGCGAGCAGCGCCATGTGGAGCTGGTAGAGCCAGCTCATCAGATAGCCGCCCCACGGTTCGGCACGGACGATCCGCCTGCCATCGGGCGAGAACCAGACCATCATCCGATCGGCGTGATGGCCATGTCCGGACGACGGGTAGAAGCGCGCCGGGATAGCGCCGCCCTCGCCCGTCACCTCGATGGTCCATTTGCCGGCGGGATCATGCCAGCGGGCGCGTCCTGCCGCCAGGGCACGGTCCCATACCGGCGATGCCAGGTCCGGTGCAGGACTGTCTTGCCCGACGCGGACGGCAGGGTGGAGCGCGGCGTCAATGCCGGTGTAGAACACCAGTGCCGAGCCGGTGAGGCCCAGCACCGCGAAT of the Sphingomonas adhaesiva genome contains:
- a CDS encoding DNA cytosine methyltransferase, which codes for MAEFYEFFAGGGMARAGLGAGWTCLFANDFDHKKGLTYQANWGTGGELTVGDVKQITAAKLPGVADLVWGSFPCQDLSLAGGGAGLRGERSGTFYPFWDVIRGLIADGRAPKLIALENVCGTLTSHEGKDFEAICQTFADAGYRCGALVINADLFLPHSRPRLFVIGIHADVTVDPALLAPGPIEPFHTRGLQSAVERLPAQLRQGMLWWNMPTPNRRNTTFASMIEENPSSVSWHTPAETQQLLGMMSPINLAKVNAAKRAGRRMVGGVYKRTRVEGGKKMQRAEVRFDDVSGCLRTPAGGSSRQVIVVIDGAKVRSRLISARETARLMGLDDDYKLPRNYNEAYHLTGDGVAVPVVRHLAHHILEPLLGLAEAAERAAA
- a CDS encoding recombinase family protein; this translates as MLIGYARVSTADQDLTLQLDALAKAGCEKVFTDKASGAKIDRPGLVEALGFARAGDTLIIWKLDRLGRSIQGLIALAADLSERGIDFRSLTDGFDTSTASGRLLFHILASVAEMERELVKERTIAGLAAAREKGSTGGGRKLVMTPDRIDTARKLLAVGEKPARVAKLLGVGLSTFYRQFPASERPEPA
- a CDS encoding very short patch repair endonuclease, which encodes MDTLEPAARSERMRRVRGKDTRPEMVVRRLAHRLGYRFRLHRRDIPGSPDLVFPARRAVIFVHGCFWHQHDCPRGSRRPSSNAAYWHPKLARNVERDGKVRQQIENEGWRVLVLWECEMRDVDQLSLRLSSFLDV
- a CDS encoding GGDEF domain-containing protein codes for the protein MTLDRDTILAVSSLISLVLGAILLSAQVRLRPGAWAVCWGAGTVMVGLAGADQALKGILPTPWLVSSGNVVAISGYVLIVQGVRLLAGRAPRWKTLAIVLALIVLPLALSHDPAAKPYRMAYNNTLLIVFDLRVACEAIRLARREQLGTAWIMVVLFGVTVPFSAMRLHVAVSTIMGSDTLDHARVGTWLAALLAAFWSLRGAIPALLIAERSTRNLARLARHDALTGALNRAGLEHLAPALRDPCAVLLLDMDHFKTVNDRYGHAQGDGVLRLLATTVLERLPKNGIFARLGGDEFLIVLPGATEQRARDVAEIIRSGFSAAMSVLPFTAPLPTISIGVTTGDLRSTSLETLISVADTMLYRSKEAGRDRISSQSRLPDDRHIARPVAAA
- a CDS encoding GIY-YIG nuclease family protein — encoded protein: MDGRNPDEINFPPFETEDLRKNLARYLDSAFTAQGAAGASKVGNFKWGVYAFFDYDGEPIYVGQTNEQLRTRIRRHLTNQRTDAVAMSVLDPFEVYEIEVWPLPALQGVSKPRSKTDARWAAWESAVDQLNALERMVYDQAIEKSRFKAILNEKDPPLAKVEIEAPPSFRGRIVSDEVFAIRSHPDFRIARRALIIARLAQVIAERKVQGGLRRVMLIQAKRLQWLADRRYHALGGAASVEQEDGTGSDE
- a CDS encoding HU family DNA-binding protein produces the protein MNIGELVKGVATATGTSEADAKKAVTAVFDQIAAAAAKGEEVAVPGFGKFSVKDRPERQGRNPATGEAMTIAASKKVSFTAAKGLKDKL
- a CDS encoding response regulator, which codes for MCHVLVIDDEPLTAEYVADIAEAEGATSVLAAASEAEALNAARCLVPDVIISDVDLKAGGTGPHACAAILAKPVMQDEVIKAFQQVAPR